In Bacteroidetes bacterium SB0662_bin_6, the following proteins share a genomic window:
- a CDS encoding TonB-dependent receptor — protein sequence MRLPRLFLALVLVIPSLTARAQQVPADSVKADSSRVVEMSPIVVTATRSEKALEDVAVPTTVVLAETMQMQGAVRLSDVLVTVPGLALFDDHGTGLQVQGFAPDYTLILLDGEPVIGRTAGTLDLNRLTVQGLDRVEIVRGPSSSLYGSEALAGVVNLITAPAAEGFRSALGGRFGSFGTTDFTAEVEAGRERAGARLLFNRYASAGYDLTPASFGTTSPAFTDWTADWRSRFALSDRVLLRLGARATVEDQEGAFALSADGTEVRYDDEGRRVDWSLHPEARIRLSDRLRLTTTLYGARYRTETRYRRQRDGVLTYEDDFDQYYLKAETQLDALWNGRHLTSLGGGAVQERLGGDRYGPDADGERPAANQTYAFAQHEWLPLRLVEVSASARFDAHSDYAARLTPKIALLVHPADNLRFRLSVGSGFKAPAFRQFYLAFTNAAAGYSVFGATRVQEGVAQLQAEGVIDHLFFDPATLEEIRAESSVAVNIGGSIEPFPRLAFSVNAFHNNVRDLIETQPIARKTNGQFVFGYFNLARIYTRGIETDATIRAIAGRRSRLDIILGYQFLQARDREVVEALETGTVFGRNPSGREYRLGPGDYGGMFGRSPHTATFRTVYAHTPFGLTASVRGRWRSRYGYRDLDGNALANRDDEFVAPYAVFDATVTKTVPALGPADAEIQLGVDNVLDITRPTLVPSLPGRRLYAALRLTL from the coding sequence ATGAGGCTGCCCCGCCTTTTTTTGGCGCTCGTCTTAGTGATTCCTTCGCTGACGGCGCGCGCGCAGCAAGTTCCAGCCGATTCCGTGAAAGCGGATTCGTCTCGCGTTGTCGAGATGTCGCCTATCGTCGTGACCGCGACGCGCTCGGAGAAGGCGCTCGAGGATGTGGCCGTGCCCACTACGGTCGTTCTGGCCGAAACCATGCAGATGCAAGGGGCTGTGCGTCTGAGCGATGTCCTTGTAACGGTTCCCGGCCTTGCCCTGTTCGACGACCATGGCACCGGGTTGCAGGTGCAGGGTTTTGCGCCGGACTACACGCTTATTCTTCTGGACGGCGAACCGGTCATCGGGCGGACGGCAGGTACCCTCGACCTGAATCGGTTGACCGTACAGGGTCTGGATCGGGTCGAAATCGTGCGCGGCCCGTCGTCGTCGCTTTATGGAAGCGAAGCGCTTGCGGGTGTTGTCAATCTTATCACGGCGCCTGCGGCCGAAGGTTTTCGCAGTGCTCTTGGCGGCCGGTTCGGTTCGTTCGGTACGACGGACTTTACGGCCGAAGTCGAAGCTGGGCGCGAGCGGGCGGGCGCGCGCCTGCTTTTCAACCGGTATGCTTCGGCGGGCTACGACCTCACGCCTGCATCGTTCGGGACCACCAGCCCGGCTTTCACCGACTGGACGGCCGATTGGCGTAGCCGCTTTGCCCTCTCGGATCGGGTGCTGCTTCGGTTGGGAGCCCGGGCGACCGTAGAGGATCAGGAAGGAGCCTTCGCGCTGAGCGCCGATGGCACCGAAGTGCGCTACGACGATGAGGGACGCCGCGTCGACTGGAGTCTGCACCCGGAAGCCCGGATTCGGCTCTCCGATCGTTTACGGCTCACGACGACGCTCTACGGAGCGCGTTACCGGACCGAGACCCGCTACCGTCGCCAGCGCGACGGGGTGCTCACCTATGAGGACGATTTTGACCAGTACTATCTCAAGGCCGAAACCCAACTCGATGCACTCTGGAACGGGCGTCATCTCACGAGCCTGGGCGGGGGCGCGGTGCAGGAACGCCTGGGGGGCGACCGCTACGGACCGGACGCCGACGGCGAACGTCCTGCGGCGAACCAGACCTATGCCTTTGCCCAGCATGAATGGCTTCCGCTGCGTCTGGTCGAGGTGAGCGCAAGCGCCCGCTTCGATGCTCACTCCGACTACGCCGCGCGGCTGACTCCGAAAATCGCCCTCCTTGTTCATCCGGCGGACAACCTGCGCTTCCGGCTGAGTGTGGGGAGTGGTTTCAAGGCGCCGGCTTTCCGGCAATTTTACCTTGCTTTCACCAATGCCGCGGCGGGGTACTCCGTCTTTGGCGCCACCCGGGTGCAGGAAGGGGTCGCGCAGTTGCAGGCGGAAGGAGTTATCGATCATCTTTTTTTCGATCCTGCTACGCTTGAAGAGATCCGGGCCGAAAGTTCCGTTGCGGTCAACATAGGCGGTTCGATCGAGCCGTTCCCCCGGCTGGCTTTTTCGGTCAATGCTTTCCACAACAACGTGCGCGATCTCATCGAGACCCAGCCGATCGCGCGAAAGACGAACGGGCAATTCGTTTTCGGCTATTTCAACCTTGCGCGGATCTACACGCGGGGCATCGAGACGGATGCGACCATCCGGGCGATCGCGGGCCGACGGAGCCGGCTTGATATCATTCTCGGCTATCAGTTTCTCCAGGCGCGCGACCGTGAGGTGGTCGAAGCGCTGGAAACCGGTACCGTATTCGGACGCAATCCGTCCGGGCGGGAGTACCGCCTTGGCCCGGGCGACTACGGCGGGATGTTCGGGCGTTCGCCTCATACGGCGACATTCCGCACAGTGTATGCGCACACGCCGTTTGGTCTCACCGCCAGTGTTCGGGGACGCTGGCGCAGCCGCTACGGCTACCGCGATCTCGACGGCAACGCGCTGGCCAACCGCGACGACGAGTTCGTAGCGCCCTATGCCGTTTTCGATGCGACCGTTACCAAGACAGTTCCGGCTCTCGGCCCGGCTGACGCCGAGATCCAGCTTGGCGTGGATAATGTGCTCGACATTACGCGCCCGACCCTTGTACCGTCGCTTCCCGGACGGCGGCTTTACGCCGCTCTCCGCCTCACGCTATGA
- a CDS encoding FAD-binding protein — protein sequence MDKRTFLKTCSALVAGGILSPLASCRPEEIATLPPRTNWAGNLTYSTDRLHLPQTVAEAQDLVRNTPRVRPLGSRHCFNAIADSTEAQISLEHLNQVVHLDEAANRVTVGAGMRYGDLAPYLQERGYALHNLASLPHISVAGACATATHGSGVANGNLATAVAAITFIDANGDLVTLSREEDGERFAGAVVGLGSLGVVTEVTLDLQPAFDMIQHVYLDLPVVSLDDHFDEIMSSGYSVSLFTDWQSDTVNQVWIKRIAGDDAFEAEPVFFGANLATRNVHPILELSAVNCTEQMGVPGPWYERLPHFRMDFTPSSGKELQSEYFVAREHARDVARIFQDMGERFGSLLMISEVRTIDRDDLWMSMCFDRPSVAFHCTWEQDWDALRELLPVIEDALEPFGARPHWGKLFTMAPDRLQSRYEKVAAFRELLREYDPDGKFRNAFVHENLFGG from the coding sequence ATGGACAAAAGAACCTTCCTGAAAACATGTTCCGCCCTCGTGGCGGGCGGTATTCTTTCTCCACTGGCCTCCTGCAGGCCGGAAGAAATCGCCACTCTTCCGCCCCGGACGAATTGGGCGGGCAATCTTACCTACTCTACGGACCGGTTGCATCTGCCGCAGACGGTTGCCGAGGCGCAGGACCTCGTGAGGAACACGCCCAGGGTTCGTCCGCTTGGTTCGCGTCATTGCTTCAACGCCATTGCGGACAGCACCGAGGCGCAAATATCTCTTGAGCATCTCAATCAGGTGGTGCATCTCGATGAGGCGGCGAACAGGGTAACCGTGGGTGCCGGTATGCGCTACGGCGATCTTGCTCCCTATCTTCAGGAAAGGGGGTATGCCTTGCACAACCTGGCTTCCCTGCCGCATATCTCCGTGGCGGGCGCCTGTGCTACGGCCACCCACGGTTCGGGCGTGGCGAACGGGAATCTGGCCACGGCGGTCGCCGCAATCACGTTCATCGATGCGAACGGCGATCTGGTCACTCTCTCCCGTGAGGAGGACGGCGAACGATTCGCCGGAGCGGTCGTGGGCCTCGGCAGCCTCGGCGTGGTTACGGAAGTTACGCTGGACCTCCAGCCCGCCTTCGACATGATCCAGCATGTCTACCTGGACCTCCCGGTGGTTTCGCTGGACGATCATTTCGATGAAATCATGTCGAGCGGTTACAGCGTGAGCCTGTTCACGGACTGGCAATCGGACACGGTAAATCAGGTCTGGATCAAGCGGATAGCGGGGGACGATGCGTTCGAGGCGGAACCCGTGTTTTTCGGCGCCAACCTGGCGACGAGGAATGTGCATCCGATCCTCGAACTCTCGGCGGTGAATTGCACCGAACAGATGGGCGTCCCCGGCCCCTGGTATGAGCGCCTGCCGCATTTCCGAATGGATTTTACCCCGAGCAGCGGCAAGGAATTGCAAAGCGAATACTTTGTTGCCCGGGAACACGCGCGAGACGTAGCGAGAATTTTTCAGGACATGGGCGAACGGTTTGGTTCGCTCCTGATGATCTCGGAGGTGCGCACCATCGACCGGGACGACCTGTGGATGAGTATGTGCTTCGACCGGCCCAGCGTTGCCTTTCACTGCACCTGGGAGCAGGACTGGGATGCGCTCCGGGAACTCCTTCCCGTGATCGAAGACGCGCTCGAACCCTTTGGAGCGCGTCCGCATTGGGGAAAACTGTTCACGATGGCGCCGGACCGGTTGCAATCGCGGTACGAAAAGGTCGCTGCCTTCAGGGAATTACTCCGGGAATACGACCCGGACGGCAAATTTCGCAACGCTTTTGTACACGAGAATCTGTTCGGCGGTTGA
- a CDS encoding SDR family oxidoreductase translates to MTFDGKIVVVTGAAQGIGAAAMELFLEKGARVACLDVAPAKEGDAENSMHVQCDVSQADQVARAFRQVLDRFGRIDVLVNNAAVQTYGTVEETSEEEWDRVLAVNVKGAFLCAKQALPSMTAQRNGVIVNVSSVQAMMSEEHVAAYATSKAAMLGLTRSIAVDYAPYNVRSSAVCPGSVDTPLLQWAADQSGDPEAMMNEIRGMHLLNRAADPGEIAHLIAYLASDEASFITGQAFRIDGGLGVKIGGAFRGKQKR, encoded by the coding sequence ATGACCTTCGACGGGAAAATCGTGGTCGTCACCGGAGCCGCCCAGGGAATCGGGGCCGCCGCCATGGAACTGTTTCTGGAAAAGGGCGCGCGCGTAGCCTGCCTGGACGTTGCCCCTGCAAAAGAAGGGGATGCGGAAAACAGTATGCATGTCCAGTGCGACGTATCGCAAGCGGATCAGGTGGCGCGGGCTTTCCGGCAGGTGCTCGACCGGTTCGGACGCATCGACGTACTCGTCAACAATGCGGCGGTCCAGACGTACGGCACCGTCGAGGAAACGTCCGAGGAAGAGTGGGACCGCGTGCTGGCCGTCAATGTGAAGGGAGCCTTTCTGTGCGCAAAACAGGCGCTCCCCAGCATGACTGCCCAGCGGAACGGCGTGATCGTCAACGTATCGAGCGTACAGGCAATGATGAGCGAAGAGCATGTGGCCGCTTACGCCACCAGTAAGGCCGCCATGCTTGGTCTTACGCGCAGCATCGCCGTGGATTACGCACCGTACAACGTCCGCTCGTCCGCCGTGTGTCCGGGCAGCGTGGACACGCCGCTCCTGCAATGGGCGGCGGACCAGTCCGGCGACCCGGAAGCCATGATGAACGAAATCCGGGGCATGCACCTCCTGAACCGGGCGGCCGATCCCGGCGAAATCGCCCATCTGATCGCCTATCTGGCAAGCGACGAAGCCAGCTTCATCACCGGGCAGGCCTTCCGGATCGACGGCGGCCTCGGCGTCAAGATCGGGGGCGCCTTCCGGGGAAAACAGAAGCGGTAA